GCAGAATCTAACTTCAGTTTGTTGTTCTTTTCAACAAACATGCTGATAATATTTCAGGAACCGAGTGTAATATCAGTGACAGACAGAACCATGGATCTAGAATGACTAGAACAGGCAGCTCCAGGTTCCTTGTTAATTATGGCTTATTGGTTAGTTTTTCTCTCTCTACTTTTACTTCATCCAAAATCTAAAATAAGTCTGTAATTGATCTCTGCTTTTTGTAACTCTACAAGCAGAATCCAAAGATGTCGACGCTGTCTCTGCCAACAAATTAGTCATGTCCTCAGGGTATTTTGGCAAATTTATCAATGGCAGCAATAATATAGACGAGATTATTACAACAGCTTGAATTCAGAATTTCACTAAGTATATGTTTAAATTGGAATAGTCTGCAAGCTAAGAAAgtaaattattttccttttcctgaaaaacaaaataaaactcttATTGCTGGTAATACTGGGGTCATTTTTGAAACATAATCTATATCCCATGTTGAACAAGTAAAATGTTTATACAATAGGATTTTGAAGAGGTAAGTCTTGTTGTAATTTGGGgctatattatttttttttaaaaacatatttaaatacagaacagaaagaaaacagctaAGATGTAAATTCTAATCTGATTTTTGGTGTCACTGGCTTATTTGGACTCATCTTATTTTTACCTCATCCTAGCTCCATGTCAAACACTTTAAGCACCAGCCTCAGAAGCTGCACCCTATGTTAGAAACATTTTCAGGGCAAATTCtcaaattattattaacataaaaACTAGTTTACAGACCGaagtacaatttaaaaaaatatttaccatgTTGTGAAATTAGAAACCACTTCTGCTGGAAATTTGCTGAAGATATTGTGTTGTTCTCAACAGGCATGAAAACTATCATCTGCTTGCAGTGTCACACAGTAAAGTGATATTACCAGAACCGTGACTTCACTTTTCAgtccataaacacacagacaacgCAGTGATGACATTCCATCATTCATCATTACAAGTGCACAGTTAAACCATTGCTCATACCCTCACAGTGTCCCATCTGCTCCTCTTACACTGGGACTGAAATATCTCTATTTTTACATTATCCTccaaaaacacacttttcaattcacaatttaataataaataaataacccacAACCCTCCCTTCCAATCCCATTGTTTTACCTTTAATTCACGATCACAACAGCATTCATCGCAAAAGTTAGTCACGTAAATACATCATATTTTCAAGGAATACACTCAGTAAACATTGCATGTCTTTTTcctctcccttttcttttccaACATTTTTGGATTACACCATAAATACACTCgtacacacagcagcagcattccAGACACAGTACTTCATGTTGGTTAAGATAGTGTGGGGCATACAGTaacaattttaacattttcacacCAGGGGAACACAGACAATCTGGTGCACTTGTGCATTATTGTTCAAGTCACCGCTCTTAGCaaagaaaaaagtgacaaaagcaTGAGCATAAAgagatttacagtatttatggtTCCAACAAATGCTGCTGAATGTGCAGACAATAATGATAAGTTCATCAAAACACTTGTGAAAACATGGTCGCTGCAACAGCCAGTCTTATTACTTCTCTGCAGTTAATGCTTATTTCTCTGTGAGTCACATTAATGGCACAGCCAGTGAATAATGCAAAGGATTGGCATCTTATTCAGATGTAGAGCACTCATTAGAAACACCATTTACTTGCATGTTTTTCACACCACTGCATCCAGTGTGACATCTGTGTAGTGCAGTGACCACTGAAATTTCAATAATAACTCTTATAATATGTCATATACAATACATATTGGTAGAATTTATCTGTatgtgaatatacagtagataatgtgtgttatacagtataAGACATAACAGGGTAACGTCTCCTATCCAGGTTGATAATGTCCTCCTTGTAGAGACATTCTCTGTGAAGTCAATCTTCCCTTTTCTGTTTCAAGAGCATCTACTTCATATTGTTCATAGATATTTGAAGCCACTGCAGATGGCAGCATGATCTTTTAGTGGCCACATGGTGGCACTGACCAGTGGGCATGGCATTGAGGTAATCCCCTCTACCCCTTCCCACCCTCTGGTAGCCCTGAAAAAGAATCCACATTGAGTCATTTCTCTCAGTCATAATGAGATGTGGTAACAGCTGATGCTTCAgataaaagacagaaagagagtcAGAACAGGACTTCAACATGTAGAACTTaacaccaaacaaaaacaaaaaaaaactggaggaaccatgaagagaaagagagagactcTGAAActggaggagggagaaagaaagagatttAACTGGGAAATGTGACTTTCTTCTATCTGGCAGTGCACTGATGGGTGAGGTTGTTCGTCTCTGCCTGGGACAGACCAGGACTTGGTGGCTGAGTTGTGCTTGTTGAGTTTCATCCGGAAAGAGGAGCGGAGTGAAGTTTTCAAGTGTGCTTGAATATCTACATGCAAGACTACaaatgggggcgggggggggttaTGCATTTGAAAGGGATGTCCGAATTTGCAGGTCGTTCCTCTTTATGATGCTCCGTTCAATCACCCTGATCCCAggcttcttctttctttcttatcccCGTTTGAAtgactttgaaatgtttgatgCGACTGCCTCCAAGAAAATCAAGCAACCGATGCCGGGGTGCGAAAGCATCTATTGCCACTGGGTGCACTGAGGAGCTGTGACTGGTGGGTTGCAATCACCTGACCCAGGAACTCGTCACGCTGCTCACTGACATGATACTGCAGCGTTTCTTTACCACCATGTTAATGTAGGCCCTCATTATTTTGGTGATCTCCCCAACCTAatgacagagaaacaaaacacaagcaaTGGGCTTTATATCCTAATCTTATGGTATCTTTAACTGCATCTAAAAACAAGCATAGAGAAAAactcacatgaaaaaaaaaaagaaaaaaaaaaaaggtaaatctTGATCTCACCAGCGGCGTCTCGAAGAACATCTCCCTCTCATCCACGATGATCTTGTAGGTGCAGAGTTGTGAGGCCCCAAAGAAGGTGATGTGTTCATACTGGAAGGTCTCCAGTGGCTTCGGTTCGCCTCGTTTATACACGGACACGTTATCAGCGCTCACACTCAACCACAGGTCGTGAGGGAACCCGCCTTCTTTACACTACCGGGGGGAAGAGAAGATGTTTTTCAGCAGATGTTTGCACAGATCTCTGACATACAtcgtttcttttcttctttttttttaaattacctcCACATCAAACAGAGTGGATCCATATCCAGGCCATTCCTTAATGATGCTCATGTATTTGAGCATGGCCTGATGCTGAGGCATTCCCTGCAGCCGCGTCCACTTCTCCAGAACACTGGTCCTCGTGGCTgacgtctcctccttcacccaCATCTCCAacatctgctcctcctccacctgtgaCAACACAGGTCAGCCAATCAATGAAGGATAtgtcaatcagccaatcagaaagcaCGACAGACAATCCAGGTGGATTCAGCTGGGCAGAGATATCCATCGCTTTAGATGTCCACAAGGCAAAAACCCACATTATCAGGCATCAATGGACAGAGAAGCACTTCCTCACTACATTGTAATAATACAATATCAGCTTGAGAATTAAAATTGTATGTATAATATTTATTGTCATGTTGTATTACATTAAATCATATCATATAGGCTAGAATTTTAGTTCCACCACTGACCTTCTGCTTCTTCAGTGAGCCAGTCTTGAAGCTTCTCCTCAGGGTGCCATCCAGGAAGCTTGGCGTCTTTCGTTTCTCTGGTCCAACTGGAATGCCTCCTTGTCCACCAACCATGCCCTTCCCATCTCCAGGTCCTCCTCCACCcactcctccagctccacctcctgCACCCACTCCTGGTTTGGTGGAGTGGAGGATTCGATTACGTAGACGTCCAATTGGGTAAACGCTTCCCAGGCTCCAACCGGCACGACCTGCGCCGTCACCATGGAGATATTGAAGGCGTAAAGCGGCTAAATGCTGCAGAGTCTCCTCTGAGGCTGGGAAGTGACCACTTATCAGAGACTCGTGGGCCTGAGCGTGAGGGAAGATGAAACAGTTTAGAGTTTATTGTGAAAGCTTTTGTTGTCTGAAACATGACTTTTAAGAGGAGTCAACCAAAACAATAACGTGCTTTAAACCTCACCTGTTCAAACATGAATGCAAACTCCACTCCTTCTTTAGGCATGCTCTCCACATCCAAGAAGCAGTAGAGCTTGAAGTAAAGTTTCCATtcaccttcttcctcctcttcttcactgccTGCCAGTCTGGAAACAAATATAGCAGGTCCAGAATGAGTCACCAAACGGATCCAAACAACACCAACGTATGGAGCAGCAAGCCTTATTAAACAGTATTTAGACCTTCCAGCAATTAAAAACTGAGCTACCTTTCAAACTTGGCCAGAACGTCGGCCACAATCACTCTGCTCTCCAACGCTCGGTCAGTGAAGGTGTTATGCTCAAACAGAGAAAACAGGTTCTTGCTGTCCTCCATGGCCAAACCTCGGATCAGCTTCTCCACAACCTGCAGCAGCGACGCAAAAACATGGATCAGCTTCTaacacacagcagctccaccaTTAGATCTATTACAGGGTCTtatgatttgttttattgtccTCTACCTCTCCAGCTGTGGTGTGTGAATTGATGGAGATCTTACAGGAGCCTCCTCCATGGCAATAAACCGTGGTGCTCATCTCCTGTCTCACCAACAGGGCGGCGATCTCCTCTTGGGAGGGAACAAATTCACGAGTCTTGGTCTTCTTAAGAGATTCTCCGATGAAAGTGGCGTATCGTTCGATATCCGTGCCAGGAAATCTTTCACGTACTCTGAATCAGATCACATTTCACATCCCTTACACACTGCCTCACATCAAGAATCATGCATCACAAACGTGAagtaaaagccaaaaaaaatacagaccTCTTGAGGTGGAAGCGGAGGTATCTAAGGATGGCTCGGCTGGGTAGAAAGGTGCAGCTCATGCAGGTCAGCAAATGCCAGTGAGCCCGATTGGCTGGACTGTTTGGCTGAGGCACATGATTGGTCTGCTTGATCACCTGACAGTAAACCTGAAAAAGACACATAGAATGGCCTTGCTCAATTTGACAACATGGAAAATTTTAATGTTGcaaaaacatgtcagaatcCCCAAGAAAGTAACAAGCAGATTAATCAATTGATAAATagatttcttcaaaaaaaaatgtaaaaaaaacaacaactgttgtTTTTCTATGAAATGCTGAAAGTATTTAtccttatttttcattttccactATTAAGATTTAAGAAAATACCTCATCCCTGAGAGGGCGCAGGTCCTGGCAGGTCTGCAGGATGCCCTGAATGATGGGCACCGTGTCTGCCAGAGTCTCCATCTCCTGCAGAGAGTTGAAAACTCGCACCGCCTCATCCTGCAGACTTGCATAGCCCTGCTGCCTTTGTACTGCACGcataaaaagaatgaaagaaaaggaaagtagGAAGCAAATACAGAAGAATGTCAGTACAGAAAATGCACAATACCCACAAAACCGCAGAAAGGACACATAAAATATAAGAATGCAGGAAGACATTACAGCTCAAAACTATGGTATTTCAGTTATCAATTCATTTCTGTATTAATTATTTCTGTATTGATGTTAGAACATGTGACATTAACACCTGTCATTGACCTGGAGCATCTGTGTGCACAGTTTATGAAGGAAAAAGATTCTTAAAAAAGGCCTTATATCTACTTATGGTGGCTGTGAGTCACGCTTGTCCACAAGTTGTGCAACAAATATCCCATAATAACTCTGTCTGTATATTCAATGAAGTCTAATGAGTCATGAAcgtttttcaaaaacaaatattacacaACAGAGAATTACACCTGGAGCAGTAAAATTTAACATGAGTCAACTTCACATGAAGGTGacacaaaatattatttcaagCTTGTCAGATGGAATGTATCCTTCAGGTGGAAAATATTATTTagatattcatttatttaatgttacatGATCTGTTGAGGTCCTGCCATTATGTGCTTTTAGAGATGAATCATGATATTCATGCTGTATCTGACATGACTACGTAAAACCAAATCCCACAGTTTATTTAGGTCAAGGTGAAGTTTTACTCACGGCTGGTGACCTCTCCGTAAGGGAGTGGCAGGAGAGGAGCATGCAAAGGATGCTGAGTGTATCTGAGGATAGGATTCCTCCTGTACATTTGCTCCACgatgtccaggttcacactgttCTCCTGAGGGGAAGGGAAGAGAACAAACTCGATTTAAGAGTGGGTTTGTAATGTTAACGTCTTTGTGGATGTTTGCCGTCGTTTGTGATACTTTAATATCTCTGATGAGCTGCAGCGTTGGAGTTTCTATGGGAGTCTTGCTGTCTATGACTCCCTGGATGGCAGCCGTCCACCGCATGGCCTCATTGAGCATCTTGGTATAGAGGCGGTAGGAATGCTTCCTCCCGTAAACGATGATGTTCCAATATCCTGAGAAAACattaaagaaattaagaaataaacattaaataaaaattttaaccATCAAGGGGAAATAGACTATTTATTTCAACTGGATATTAGCTAATTTTcatttacagtagtaccttCAGATACAATATAATTCAAacaattctttattttaaacaaatttccccatttaaaataccagtaactaaaatcattttaatctattccagccttgtaaaaaagccctaCACCCCTCCAAATTggggaaaaacagaaacatatttttattcatattttgactgtgcataaataattatatataagttaagtaaacaatgataaagtgtgaaaagaaatgcaaaagtcattaGATCTGGGAAAGACTACAATCCAatctcagctgatgtcgtatTTATAccccaactagcggtggtgtcccaaagcacggctcgtatctcagatttttacccatacgttaaaaaaaaaggatggacagagtgatggctcgtatctcaaaaatgTTGACTAACTCGTATCTCAGTGTACAGCTGTATGCAATGGTAATTGTAAAACTAGCCTTAAAAACCTCTCATGatcaaatcaattaaaatggccctttctgttttcatttctctttcctCACCCGTCTCCCTGTGCACCCGTTCATCCGGCTGAATGATGGAGCAGAGGGAGTTGAGGACCAGGGTTCCCATTTTGGAGGAGTTTCGCTCTGAGCTCTTGTAGTAATCCAGGGAGTTGTGGGTCAAGACGAACCAGCGCTTCTTCAGCTTCAGGGAAGTGCTCTTCGTGTTTGTCTTCATCTCCTTCTGGAGCCAGCCTTTGAGATGAAAAGGCAAGAGGAGAAACACATGGAAGAATGAAATGTTTAATCATGATCAGTAAATGTACTCAAAAATTTGAATCTTTATCATGTAATATTCAGAAAAATCCCTAAACAGGACTGAAGTCATTTCTATTCCCACCTCTGACAAGGAACTCCTGTCCATCTATCCTGGCGTCTCCTTTGGGTTTCTGCAGCAGGCTAATCCAGTGATGCATCTCCTCCGGTGTGTCGCTGTTGCAGTGGATCACACGGTTGGCCGTAATGATAACAAAGGAGTTTGGtctgcaggaaaaagaaaaatcatcttCAGATAATTGAACGTTATTTTATTGAAGTACGTACTGATAGCATTTCAAAGTACAGGAAGCAAACTACATGGATAGTTTGAATTTcctacaaaatatttcaaaaggaGGTGTCATTTATCAAGTAAttcaaagaaaaaccaaaagctttgatgtgaataaaaattgaaaacCACCAACAAATAGAAAAACTATGCATcacatgcattttcttttttaatgttcatcCAACTAACCGATCAGGGTTGTCAGAAGCACAAACGGAGTCGATCAGCCCCACATCTAGAGTTCcctgaaaaaggacaaaaaggaACAAGGAAAAACAGTTCCCTATGTGAATTATTGGTGCACTGTTTCCTCTACAGGTGTGGGAACACAAACGTTTATCCTGTGTGGAGACTGACCACAGCGTTCTTTGGGTTGGCCTGTTCGTGGGACATGTCCAGAAGCTGCTCAGGAGTGCAGACGCGTACCTTACTGAGCACATTAAACCATCCACTGTACAGGAAGACAAAAGTTAGAAGAATATACCATATCTGCACCAGAATAAATATAAGGTTGTTCTCATCCACCTCACCTCGCATCCTCTGGTGATTCAGCAAAAACCTGATAGGTCCTCTCATCTGTCACAATGTTCAGGGCGTTCTCCTTTTCATGATTATCCACAATTTCTCTGTGAAGGTGCAAACGGTGCAAAAGTTTGAGACAAGCCGGTCGGGTCCAGACAGTAGGAAGAGGGAATCGTGTGTGGGATAAATGTGTGGGATGAATCTCACTTTGCTGCTCGGATGTCGATCGTTCCCTTCAGCTTCTCTTCACTGTCGTTGTCGTAGTACATCAGTTTACTGTCTCTCAGCACAAACCAGCGCATCTTCCAATTTCTGACACAGATGAAGAACAAGACAGTCCACTCTCAACATTATAAACGTTTACGTGAGTTCATAAACAATGTGTGTTGCGCACCGTTTCTTCATCAATACATTTTATGTGTATTCTGTAAAATCATGCTGCATCACGTCAGACAAAACTCATTGAGTTGTCGGTATTCGTCTTCTCCCAGAAGGCTGAACTGACCTTTATGCATGCaggagaagttttttttttcacactggaGTTCTCAGGTGAATTGGATTCTGATACAACACCTTTGTATAAACTAtcttttgaaatatatttcaatGGTTTAGAGACAACATTGTTTTGGCTCGTTCGAACTTCTTAGcttgaaatgtctttttgtgaGCTGTGTGAGCTCCTGAATAATGGTGTGTATTGTTATAGTCATCCAGAGTGCACGCTCTCAAAGATAACATCTCAGGTCAAAAAATGTTAATACCTTTTAGAGTTTTTATTCTCAGTAATGTTTTAATGTAATGCACAACATTGTCTACATATTTTTAGAGCGTACTatattttaaacactttttcttTGCATGTCCAAATCCCACTTTTGGTTTAAATTTGTGTCCTTTagtggtttgattttttttttttttaactttatattttttaaaatgtctataATAAGGTGTTTATTGTCAATTCATCATGATAGAATTAAACCAAGAAAGGCATCAAGTTGATCCAGCTCCAGCTTTAGAGGGATTCTGACGTCTTCAAGCACTCCAGAGGGTTCGAAGCATTTACTGAGACAAACACGAGGGTTATGGATGAAACAAGCGCTCACATCATGTCATTTAGACGGGTCTTTGCAACAGTCAACCATTAATAATTACTGTCACGCCCGGTGACAACTACAACAACCTGCGTGAGAGAGTAGACAGGCCTCCTCCCTTCTTGTAGAGCCACCCGGACTTGAGAGACTCTTGTTTGGACCGGAACCACATGAAGGTTTCATCCTTCAACACACACCAACGCCTCCTCCATGGGATCATCAGACCAGCTGAAGGAACAGACAACAAAAAGTCtgttagaaaaaaaacctcacgtGACATGACCAGAACTATTTTAAATAGTATTTTGAAGAAACAACTAATCTGAAGATGatatttctctcaaacattagCTAACAATTCATCAGTAAATAACAGATCACACCGTCATTTTAATGTTGGATGGGTTGAAGATGCAATATGTACCCTTCATGTAGAGGTAGCCATGGAAATATGGTGGTCCATTGCCATTGAGTAAGGTCACTCTGCCGTTAGTCACTTCTTCATCAGTGTCCATCATCCCGTCGTGTTCATCGTCGCTGTCAGCATACTGCAACGACAAGGATCCTTGTAACAAATGAACGTGTTCACCATAAGGatcacatcatcacatcatcagatTTCCATCCAAACTGAGTTAAATTTAAAATCGGTGCTGCCCATACATGTCTGCGTGCACGCGTGTGAGgatgcgtgtgagtgtgtgtcctcACAGAGTCAGAGCTGCCTCTGTAGGACTCGATGCTAGCGTTCGTGCAGGTCGACTTCCTCGGATGCTCCTCATCCGTCACAGCGGCGCTCCCGCGGTTGCTCCCCGATACCGAGCTGTCGTCCCCGGCAGTGACggacccctcctcctcctcctgatcgTAATCGGACTCTGTGTCGGCCGGCATGCTGTAGATCGGCTCCTCCCCGTCCCCCAGACTGTCCACCATGCTGACCTTTCTCTCCGACTCAGCTTTGGCTCCATCtttcttctccccctctcctggAAGAGGTGGAGGCAGTGGAGGAACGGCGGACACGTCCCCGAATGGAGgtaaaggaggagggggaggaatcCCTGGCACACCATCTGCaggcagaggaggtggaggaggtactGTTCCCTCTGCAAAAgcaggaggtgggggagggaggtgAACAAATATGTCCTGATCCAAAGGAGCATCCGTTTCCAcaggaggaggaaaatcagGCAGAGGGATGCATTCCTCCTCAGCGTGGAACCCTTCATCCACCTCATCCTCTTTGGATGCACTCCTAGCGGCGTTGGGAGGTTTAGGAGGTTTCGTCTCTGCGGCAAATTTCTCTGAGACCGCTCCCTGTGAAGTATCCACCCCTCCAAAGTTAAGGAGGTCGATGAGTTCCGTGGCTTTGCGGGATGCCTCCTTCTTCATCCGCTTGAGTTCAGCATCGCGACgcagctgcagctcctgttTGGAGGACTCACACAGCTGGGACACCTcgtcctctctcttcttctgcaaGCGTTCGATTTCTCGCTCCAACTGCAAGATCTCCTCCATCTGCCGGGCCTCATCCTGGAGGGGGAGAAAAGACGGAGGGGACAGATGAAGCATGACTGATTAGAAAGATAATTTGCTTTATTCTCAACTTTAAAGGAAGGAGAATGTTAATTTAATCcaatgttattttaattttattttaaaaaataattgattttaccTTCATCTCATCACTGTCTTCCTCCTGCTGCCCGTCACCAGatgccttctcctcctcctctttcttcttctgctcttcctcccttttcttcttctcttctctgagTTTCCGAACCCGAGCGCGGGCCACCTGACCTCGCCTGTGTCTCTGCAGCACCAGCGTCGCTTTACGCTTCTTGACAAACTGTCTGTGATGGATGTGCTTTCTGAGGTATTTCTGGATGGTGACAACGCTGGCACGTACACGCTTGAAGTGCTTCCTGTTGGACGAACAGAATAACAGTGAACCAGAACTAACAAATACACCAGTTTTAGCCTTTAtttctttccttcatttcttACTTGGCAGAGAAGGTGAGTAGATGGGCTCGAATTATCATAGCGGCTTGGCGTCGGACTTCATCCCTATCTTTTTCCAAACGCTGCTCCAGACATTCTTTCATGAATACCTGTCGTACAAAAGTGAATGTTTACcaggacaaaaaataaaaatgatcattttgatAATTTATGGATGATAGACGGTTCACAATATCCTTCTGCATTGACAGAActtatcatttaaaatattaactaatgacaaaaatgtgttaattggaaatatttaaaatacaagtACCTCAAATGCGTATTTCAGTTGTAGAGTAAAAATACTTTGAACCCTAAACAAGACATTACTACGTCTCACCTTGGTCTTGCCAAGCTGCCACTCTTTCTTGGTCTTGTCGTATTTGTAAAGAAGGTCTGTACTCCTCTTCTtatcatctgctgctgcatttggAATTTTTTCTTTTGCGATGATCTTGTACCTGATAGAAAACAAGTTGCAAAAAGTGTggcaaacaacaaataaagatcATAGCAAAAACCTCTCCAAGGATAAAAATTCAGAGGTGTGTGGAGAAGCCTACCGAGAAAAGAAATCTTTGAAAGTTCTGCGGACGGGGAATCCAGCCCGACGAATCTTCACCGTCTCGAGCATCCCAGAATACCTCAACTGGTTCTGGACGACCTCTGGGTCAAACACGTTTGGATTCTAC
The Antennarius striatus isolate MH-2024 chromosome 17, ASM4005453v1, whole genome shotgun sequence genome window above contains:
- the myo10l1 gene encoding unconventional myosin-X, with translation MEAFFVEGARVWVREKEQLVPATVNSCGDGTLVVTTDYGEVLYLQQAEVTRERVYAMHQSSIDGVEDMSALAELHEAAIMHNLYQRYQKDNIYTNIGSILAAVNPYKQISGLYDLERVDLYSKHHLGELPPHIFAVANECYRCIWKRHDSQCVLISGESGAGKTESTKLLLQFLSVMSQNSAGTSPAEKSTRVEQAIVQSSPIMEAFGNAKTVYNNNSSRFGKFIQLHFSECGNIQGGCVIDYLLEKNRVVRQNPGERNYHIFYALLSGASKNHKSLYFLEDPPESFHYLSQSGCLKDKSLNDKELFNSVMEALKVLEFTEEEIRDMFKLLSGVLQLGNIEFMTAGGAQITTKQVVTNASELLGLDAFQLSEVLTQRSIILRGEEICSPLTIEQAVDSRDSVAMALYSQCFSWIILKINQKIKGKENFKSIGILDIFGFENFEVNRFEQFNINYANEKLQEYFNKHIFSLEQLEYNREGVQWDAIDWMDNAECLDLIEKKLGLLALVNEESRFPKGTDFTLLEKLHSRHSTNPYYVKPRLAEYQFGIKHYAGEVLYDVRGILEKNRDTFRDDILNMLKDSRLDFIYDLFEKVGSRNNEEKMGTARRKPTVSSQFRDSLHALMATLSVSNPFFIRCIKPNMEKNPNVFDPEVVQNQLRYSGMLETVKIRRAGFPVRRTFKDFFSRYKIIAKEKIPNAAADDKKRSTDLLYKYDKTKKEWQLGKTKVFMKECLEQRLEKDRDEVRRQAAMIIRAHLLTFSAKKHFKRVRASVVTIQKYLRKHIHHRQFVKKRKATLVLQRHRRGQVARARVRKLREEKKKREEEQKKKEEEEKASGDGQQEEDSDEMKDEARQMEEILQLEREIERLQKKREDEVSQLCESSKQELQLRRDAELKRMKKEASRKATELIDLLNFGGVDTSQGAVSEKFAAETKPPKPPNAARSASKEDEVDEGFHAEEECIPLPDFPPPVETDAPLDQDIFVHLPPPPPAFAEGTVPPPPPLPADGVPGIPPPPPLPPFGDVSAVPPLPPPLPGEGEKKDGAKAESERKVSMVDSLGDGEEPIYSMPADTESDYDQEEEEGSVTAGDDSSVSGSNRGSAAVTDEEHPRKSTCTNASIESYRGSSDSYADSDDEHDGMMDTDEEVTNGRVTLLNGNGPPYFHGYLYMKAGLMIPWRRRWCVLKDETFMWFRSKQESLKSGWLYKKGGGLSTLSRRNWKMRWFVLRDSKLMYYDNDSEEKLKGTIDIRAAKEIVDNHEKENALNIVTDERTYQVFAESPEDASGWFNVLSKVRVCTPEQLLDMSHEQANPKNAVGTLDVGLIDSVCASDNPDRPNSFVIITANRVIHCNSDTPEEMHHWISLLQKPKGDARIDGQEFLVRGWLQKEMKTNTKSTSLKLKKRWFVLTHNSLDYYKSSERNSSKMGTLVLNSLCSIIQPDERVHRETGYWNIIVYGRKHSYRLYTKMLNEAMRWTAAIQGVIDSKTPIETPTLQLIRDIKENSVNLDIVEQMYRRNPILRYTQHPLHAPLLPLPYGEVTSLQRQQGYASLQDEAVRVFNSLQEMETLADTVPIIQGILQTCQDLRPLRDEVYCQVIKQTNHVPQPNSPANRAHWHLLTCMSCTFLPSRAILRYLRFHLKRVRERFPGTDIERYATFIGESLKKTKTREFVPSQEEIAALLVRQEMSTTVYCHGGGSCKISINSHTTAGEVVEKLIRGLAMEDSKNLFSLFEHNTFTDRALESRVIVADVLAKFERLAGSEEEEEEGEWKLYFKLYCFLDVESMPKEGVEFAFMFEQAHESLISGHFPASEETLQHLAALRLQYLHGDGAGRAGWSLGSVYPIGRLRNRILHSTKPGVGAGGGAGGVGGGGPGDGKGMVGGQGGIPVGPEKRKTPSFLDGTLRRSFKTGSLKKQKVEEEQMLEMWVKEETSATRTSVLEKWTRLQGMPQHQAMLKYMSIIKEWPGYGSTLFDVECKEGGFPHDLWLSVSADNVSVYKRGEPKPLETFQYEHITFFGASQLCTYKIIVDEREMFFETPLVGEITKIMRAYINMVVKKRCSIMSVSSVTSSWVR